A section of the Humulus lupulus chromosome 2, drHumLupu1.1, whole genome shotgun sequence genome encodes:
- the LOC133817606 gene encoding uncharacterized protein LOC133817606 produces the protein MGVSKPKDSSLNVFIIYDGVWQQGGVKWIYEGGSSRVVSLSMSVSYSQLLDKLFEILKVDRALFDFKLEVVYPCGGQPLPPIVVANDADVSIFINENSISIQHRTPLCVTPIRKNISVGHTPSNIMEDRSQVHSFVPETGPTQEPFVDDEPFVNDDHVADLNAYFEEASSDDNFQNVSREKLNIVHAQQVEEECEEPEPQTEKQKQLKKSKIGGSQSSRVNALEANDDDNRWRAFTAEDIANLNGINTSSSASYGALKLGQIFENKLELKTKAHLYAMKKNFEFVVKKSGTDVWYITCKDSNCRWRLRGKKLVSSAMFEIVVFLNEHTCSLEFRHKDNRQAAPWVIGHVIKKKYVIDGSNYSPVNIMNDIKQKYGIKISYEKAWRCREKALMYVRGTPETSYAKLPAFLYMLQQKNPGTIHDFVIEEGVFKYCFLSLGACRRGFSSCRPVLCLDGISLKTKYGGHMLCAVALDANNNLYPIAFAIIDNENHDSWTYFMRKLKEAIGEVENLVFVSYRHASITHALEHVFPNAHHGVCYYYMSMNVTSEFKTDHCHQEMYLAAYAFYKAEFHHYFEKIKVKDPAIASYLEGIGFERWSRAYFPRSRYSVMTSNYAESFNNKTGDAMTWPITTFVEYIRFTLQNWFSDQRETAMKNTSQLAPTLEQDIHKLAERAKYLVVDALSEYEFHVLDGDGDGEVNLLTKECSCGKFQIIGVPCVHALAAALKQNVNMYLLCSKFYTIDALRNSYAEDIYPCGDEVDWNVPESIKDMHVKVPVEKAFVGSPKKKKGRPKKKCKRPQGEHLMLERKCSQCGGRGHNKASCKAKWKR, from the exons ATGGGAGTAAGCAAGCCTAAAG ATTCAAGTCTTAAtgtattcattatatatgatggTGTGTGGCAACAAGGAGGAGTTAAATGGATTTATGAAGGGGGTTCTTCTAGAGTAGTTTCTTTGTCAATGAGTGTAAGCTACTCACAATTGTTGGACAAGTTGTTTGAAATACTTAAGGTGGATAGAGCTTTGTTTGACTTCAAATTGGAAGTCGTTTATCCATGTGGTGGACAACCTCTACCTCCCATTGTTGTTGCCAATGATGCTGACGTAtcaattttcattaatgagaacTCCATCTCCATCCAACATCGCACTCCGCTATGTGTTACTCCTATAAGGAAAAACATTTCTGTTGGTCATACCCCTAGTAATATTATGGAAGATCGAAGTCAAGTTCACTCATTTGTTCCAGAAACAGGTCCAACCCAAGAGCCTTTTGTTGATGATGAGCCATTTGTGAATGATGATCATGTTGCTGATTTAAATGCATATTTTGAGGAAGCAAGTTCGGATGATAACTTTCAGAACGTGTCAAGGGAGAAGTTAAATATTGTACATGCTCAACAAGTAGAGGAAGAGTGTGAAGAACCAGAACCACAGACggaaaaacaaaaacaattgAAAAAGAGCAAAATTGGTGGTTCACAAAGTAGTCGTGTCAATGCTCTTGAAGCAAATGATGATGATAACAGATGGAGAGCCTTTACAGCAGAAGATATCGCAAACTTGAATGGGATAAATACATCATCCTCCGCGAGTTATGGAGCATTAAAATTGGGACAGATATTTGAGAATAAGCTGGAATTGAAGACCAAAGCCCATTTGTATGCAATGAAGAAGAATTTTGAGTTTGTAGTGAAGAAGTCTGGTACCGATGTCTGGTACATTACTTGCAAAGATTCCAATTGTCGTTGGCGATTGCGAGGTAAGAAGCTGGTTAGTTCTGCCATGTTCGAGATAGTCGTATTTTTAAATGAACACACATGTTCACTTGAATTTCGACATAAAGACAATCGTCAAGCTGCTCCATGGGTTATAGGTCATGTCATCAAGAAGAAATATGTGATCGACGGGTCTAACTATTCGCCAGTCAATATAATGAATGACATCAAACAGAAATATGGGATCAAGATAAGTTAcgagaaggcttggagatgccgAGAAAAAGCTCTTATGTATGTGAGAGGGACACCTGAAACGTCATATGCCAAACTACCTGCTTTTTTGTACATGTTAcaacaaaagaatccaggtaccaTACATGATTTTGTGATAGAAGAAGGTGTATTCAAGTATTGTTTTCTTTCCCTTGGAGCTTGTCGACGAGGTTTCAGTTCATGTCGTCCCGTTCTATGTCTAGATGGCATTTCTTTGAAGACAAAATATGGTGgtcatatgttatgtgctgtagcATTGGATGCAAACAATAACTTGTATCCAATTGCATTTGCAATCATCGATAATGAAAATCACGACTCTTGGACATATTTCATGAGAAAGCTTAAGGAAGCAATTGGCGAGGTTGAGAATTTAGTATTTGTATCATACAGACATGCTAGCATTACACATGCTTTGGAGCATGTATTCCCAAATGCCCATCACGGAGTCTGCTACTACTATATGAGTATGAATGTGACTTCTGAATTCAAAACTGATCATTGTCACCAAGAAATGTATTTGGCAGCTTATGCTTTTTATAAAGCTGAGTTTCATCactattttgagaaaataaaagTCAAAGATCCTGCCATTGCATCCTATTTAGAAGGTATTGGTTTTGAGAGATGGTCTCGAGCTTACTTTCCTAGGAGTAGGTACAGTGTAATGACTAGTAATTATGctgaaagctttaacaataaaacgGGGGATGCAATGACTTGGCCAATCACGACGTTTGTGGAATATATTCGATTCACACTCCAAAATTGGTTTTCTGATCAACGAGAAACAGCCATGAAGAACACTAGTCAATTGGCACCTACATTGGAGCAAGATATACACAAACTAGCTGAAAGGGCGAAGTATTTGGTTGTAGATGCACTTAGTGAGTATGAGTTTCATGTGTTGGATGGTGACGGTGATGGTGAGGTTAACCTGTTGACAAAAGAATGTTCATGTGGGAAATTTCAAATTATTGGAGTTCCTTGTGTACATGCATTAGCTGCAGCCCTAAAACAGAATGTCAACATGTATTTATTGTGTTCTAAATTTTACACAATAGATGCATTGAGGAACTCATATGCGGAAGATATATACCCATGTGGTGATGAGGTTGATTGGAATGTCCCTGAGTCTATTAAGGATATGCATGTTAAAGTACCTGTTGAGAAAGCTTTTGTTGGTAGTcccaagaaaaaaaaaggaagaccAAAGAAAAAATGTAAACGGCCCCAAGGAGAGCATTTGATGTTGGAACGTAAATGCAGTCAATGTGGAGGTCGGGGTCATAATAAAGCATCTTGTAAAGCTAAA